The sequence CCCGAAAGGAAATCTTGAGAAAAAGGATATTGATGTCGAAGAATTTGTCAATTTAGATTTAGACGGAAAATTCCGTGTGTTTTATGCACGTGGTCCGAAAAATTTTGTTGAAATAGAAACATATCCGAATATTGCTGATAATCTGGATATTGACGTTGATGACAAAACACTTTCTATCAAAGAAAGCAGAGGTACAAAAGGGGTAGATTTTTACAATGTCACCATTTATTCCAAATACAATCTGGAAAAAGTTTCTCTTTCGGATTCTGTTGAAATGAATATTTCGAGCGAAATTAAAACCGATAATTTTAGACTCAATTTAAAAAATAATGCTACTTTTATGGGTTCAGTGAACACAAGAAGAGCAGAAGTTGAAATGCTGAACAGAAGCCGTGCAAATTTTTTGGGTGAAACTAAAGATGCAGTGATAAAGATCTCCGATACGGCAAGTTTGATTGCTCCATACTGGAAAATTGTTAATTTAAACATAGATTCCAAAAACGGAAATTATGCAGAAGTTAACGTGAAAGATTCATTAAAAGGAAACATTCAGAATACAGCTAAATTTTTGTATTATAATGATCCGATCAGAGCTTTTAAGGTGGAAAAAACAACGAGAGTTGAAAATAAAAAATTGTAGTAATTATTTTTGTTGAATTGAAAATCTATGGCAATAATTGAAGAATAAAATCAAACTATAAAGAACGAAATACAAATATGACAACATTAGAAAAAGCACAACTTTGGTTAAGTGATACATTTGATAAAGAAACAAAAGATGCTGTTCAAACTTTAATCGACAGCAATTCTCCAGACTTGGAAGATTCTTTTTACAGAGAATTAGAGTTCGGAACGGGAGGAATGCGTGGAATTATGGGTGTTGGAACCAACCGTTTAAATAAGTATACGTTAGGTCAAGCAACACAGGGACTTGCGAATTATATGTTACAGCAATTTCCAGGTGAGGAAATCAAGGTTGCCATTGCTTATGACGTGCGTCACAACTCAAAAGAATTTGGAAAATTAGTTGCTGATGTTTTAACGGCAAACGGAATTAAAGTTCTTCTTTTTAAAGATCACAGACCGACTCCTGAATTATCTTTCACCGTTCGTGATAAAAAATGTAATGGAGGAATTGTATTGACAGCTTCTCACAATCCGCCAGAATACAACGGGTATAAAGTATATTGGAATGACGGAGCGCAAATTGTTCCGCCACATGACGAAGCGATTATCAATGAAGTATATTCTGTAAAATTTGAAGAAATTAAATTTGATGGAAATGATGATCTGATCGAATGGATCGGAGAGGAGCAGGATGATGTTTACATCGATGCCTGTATCGAAAACTCTACTTACCAAGATGTTGGAAAAGGAAATTTGAATATTGTTTTCACGTCAATTCACGGAACAACTTATACTACAGTTCCGAAAGCTTTGGAAAAAGCAGGTTTCAAAAAGGTTGATTTGGTTAAAGAACAAATGATTCCAAGCGGAAATTTCCCAACGGTAGATTCTCCGAATCCGGAAGAACCGGCAGCTTTGGAAATGGCAATGGATTTAGCTAAAATCACCAACGCAGACATCGTCATCGGTACTGATCCTGATGGAGACAGATTGGGAATTGCCGTGAGAAATCTGGAAGGTGAAATTCAGTTACTGAATGGAAATCAATGTAATACAATTTTAACGTATTATATTTTAGACCAATTAAAAAAGCAAAATAAAATTACTGGGAAAGAATTTATCGGTTCTACAATTGTTACTTCAGATATTTTCTTTGATATTGCCAAAAAATTTGGTGTTGATTGCAAAGTTGGACTGACAGGTTTCAAATGGATCGGAAAAATGATCCGTGATTTTGAAGGTCAGGAAAAATTTATTTGTGGTGGTGAAGAAAGTTTCGGTTTCATGACCGGAGATTTCGTTCGTGATAAAGATTCTTGTGGAAGTATTGTTCTAGCCTGCGAAATTGCAGCTTGGTGCAAAGCCAACGGAAGAACGATGTACGAATACCTGATCGAGATTTACCAAGAAACCGGAATGTATTATGAAGGTTTGATTAATATCGTTAAAAAAGGTAGAGACGGAGCGGAGGAAATTCAGAATATGATGAAAAATTTCCGTGAAAATCCTCCAAAATCATTGGCTGGTTCGCCTGTAGAAGAAGTGAAAGATTTTAAAGAGCAAACGAATTTTGTAGTTTCTGGAAACAAGAAACATGTAATGGATGATATTCCAAAATCAAACGTGTTAATTTATTACACACAAGATGGAACAAAAGTTTGTGTAAGACCTTCAGGAACAGAGCCGAAAATCAAATTTTATGTTTCTGTAAAACAAAATTTAAACTCAAAAGAAGATTTTAAAGCAACATTAAAATCTTTAGAACAAAAATAGAAGAAGTAAGAAAAGATATTCAGTTAAATTAAATATGGTAGCAGGAATTAGATTTTAGTTAATAGTTTTACTAGTTGTAATAATCTTTATCATAATTGAAAACTTTGTTTTCTTTGCTGAGTGAAATCGAAGATTCGACGCAGTCAAACGCCTTTGAGAACTTAAAAACAGTTAGCTGTTAAAAAAGCTTTGCAAACTTTGCGTTAAAATCAAGCATAATGATCAATAATTAGTAGCTAAACCTAATCCCTGCAACCTGAAATATAATACCTAAAAAGTAAAAAAGTGAAAGTTTCAAAATTAGCGGCGAACCTGATCGGTTCTGAAATTGTAAAAATTGGTAATGAAGTAAATGATTTAAAGGCAAAAGGAGCAGAAATAGCCAACCTTACCATTGGCGACCTGAATTCTAACCTGTATCCGATTCCGGCAGAGTTGAAAGAAGAAATTCAGAAAGCGTATCAGAATAATTTAACAAATTATCCGCCTGCAAACGGACTTTTATCTTTAAGAAAGGAAGTTTCTAATGATCTTAAAAGAAGATGGAACCTTGATTATGATGCGAATGATATTTTAATTACAGCAGGTTCAAGACCCTTGATTTACGCTGTTTATAAAGTAATTGTTGACGAAGGTGATAAAGTGATTTATCCTACACCATCTTGGAACAACAACCATTACACATATCTTACTTCAGCAGAAGCTATCGAGGTAAAAACAACTCCCGAAAATAACTTTTTACCGACTGCAGAAGAGCTTAAACCACATTTAAGTGGAGCTTCCTTGTTGGCACTTTGTTCTCCGTTGAATCCTACAGGAACGATGTTTACGGAAGAACAACTTTCAGAAATCTGTCAGCTTGTTTTAGAAGAAAACAAGAGAAGAGGAGCAGACGAAAAGCCGTTATACGTAATGTATGACCAAATTTATTCTAATCTTACTTTTGGCGCAAAACACGTTGATCCCGTTTCACTTTTCCCTGAAATGAGAGAATTTACAATTTATATTGACGGTATTTCAAAATGTCTTGCAGCGACTGGAGTTCGTGTAGGATGGGGATTTGGTCCTTCTCATGTAATTGACAAGATGAAAGCTTTATTGACTCACGTGGGAGCTTGGGCACCAAAACCGGAGCAGGAAGCAACGGCAAAATATTTCCAGAATGCTGATAATGTAAACACATTTATCAATGATTTTAAAGGAAAATTAGAAGCAAGTTTAAAAGTTCTTCACAACGGAATTCAGGATTTAAAAGCTAAAGGTTTGGCAGTAGAAAGCATCGAACCGATGGGAGCACTGTATCTGACCATCAAATTGGATTACATCGGAAAAACAAAACCTGACGGAACGGTAATTGAGAATTCTTCAGACTTAGTTTTCTATTTAATCAATGATGCAGGAGTTGCTTTAGTTCCTTTCTCAGCATTTGGGGAAGCTCAATCTGAGCCTTGGTTCAGAGCTTCTGTTGGAGGCTTAGATATCAATGAAATTGAAGTAATGATGCCGAAATTGGAGAATGCTTTAAATAATTTGAAATAAGTTTTTAATTTATTGTAGAATTTGAACTTTAAGAAAAATCACATAAATTGCCGAAGGTTTGTACTTCGGCAATTTTTATTTCTATTCACTATTTTGAATAGAATTGTTTGGGCAGCTATTTCCGCCTTCCACTCCCGCTTTTTTGCCTTCACGATGTTTCGGCAAAAAGAGCTCCGCTCAAGTCGGGCTGCGTGAGATTCGACGTTGAACAACCAAAATTAATTAGAAAAAAAGAAATTAATAAAATGAAAATTATCGCTGTTATTCCTGCGCGCTATGAAGCCAGCCGTTTTCCCGGAAAACTGATGCAGATTTTGGGTGAAAAAACAGTTATTACAACGACCTACCAAAATGTTGTAGAAACCGGACTTTTTGATGAAGTTTTCGTCGCAACAGATTCTGAATTGATCTTTAATGAAATTCAAAATCACGGCGGAAAAGCAGTAATGACCGGGCAACACGAAACGGGAAGCGACCGAATTGCAGAAGCTGTGCAGAACATTGATTGTGATATTGTGATCAATGTTCAGGGAGACGAACCGTTTTTAAAATTAGAACCTTTAAAACAACTGATTCAGGTTTTTAAAGAAGATGACAATCAGGAAATTTCTTTAGCATCCCTCAAAATAAAACTTCACGAAAAAGAAGAAATTGAAAACCCGAATAATGTAAAAGTGATAACTGATAATAATGGTTTTGCCTTGTATTTCAGCCGTTCTGTGATTCCTTTTCACCGTGAAATTTCTTATGATGTTGATTATTTTAAACACATCGGAGTTTATGCTTTCAGAAAACATGCTTTGCTTCAATTTTCAAAATTAGAAATGAAACCTTTGGAAATTTCAGAAAAAATAGAATGCATCCGTTACCTTGAATATGGCATGAAAATCAAGCTGATAGAAACCAATTTCGTCGGAGTAGGGATTGATACGCCTGAGGATTTGGAGAAGGCGAAGAAGTTGTTGTAAAGAGCTAAATAAAAAGTAAAAAGAGCCAAGTGAAAAGTTTAAAGCCTAAGAAAAAGGTAAAATAAAGTTAACAAGTAATAATACATTACAAAATTGGGATATTTTGTTACACTGTTAGACCACCACATTGCTACATTAGATAAGAAAGACCTATATTTGAATTGATAAAATTGATTGAATGAAGAAATTACTTTTAGTATTCGTCCTTATATTTTCGCAACTATCTTTCGCTCAGACGGCTAAAGAAATCATTGATAAAAATATTGAATTATCCGGAGGACTAACGAGTTGGAAGCTTTTAAATTCAGTATTACTTCAGGGAAAAGTAATCTTGGGAATTAAAGATGAATATCCTATTAAAATATATCAGCAAAGACCTAATTTAACCAAAACGGTTCTTACAATCAACGGAAAAGATACCGCAATTGAAGGATACGACGGAACTAAAGGGTATGCAATGAATTACGCAGCCAATAAACTTCAGGTCTATCCGGAATATGTTTCAGAAAGTTTTGATAATGATTTTATCGATTGGGAAAACAAAGGTTTTGAAGCTAAATATCTAGGTAAAGAAAAAGTAGGAGATATCTATTGTCACAAAGTAGAACTGACTAAAAATGTTAATAAAAATCTGTATTATTTTGATACTAAATCTTTTATGCTTTTAAAAGAGATAAAAAAAGAAGAAACATTAAATTATTCAGATTATAAAAAAGTTGGTAACTTGGTTATGCCATTCAGAATAGAATCTGCAAGCACAAAAAAAGACGGAGACTACGTTATGCTACTGAACAAAGTGGAAATAAATAAAGTATTTCCTGCCAATATTTTTAAATTTTAATACTTGAATTAACATCGCAGCAAAGCTGTAAAATAAATAAAAATGAAAAAAATCTTTTAATATTACTTTCTTTCGTAGCATTTTTTAACAGCTGCGCTCAGAAAAAGACCGACGTTTCTAAAGCTAAAAGTAAAGAACTTATGGGAAAAACAATATACGATTACAAAGTAGAAGCTCTTGAAGAAGGGAAAGAAATCAATTTCGCTGACTTCAAAGGAAAGAAAATTCTTATTGTAAACACAGCATCAGAGTGTGGTTTCACGCCACAATATGCTGATCTTGAAAAATTATCAAATGAATATAAAGATAAATTGGTTGTAATAGGTTTTCCTGCAAACAATTTTGGTGGACAAGAACCTGGTTCAAACGTTGAGATCGGAGCTTTTTGTCAAAAAAATTATGGCGTAACATTTCCGTTGGCTGCAAAAGTTTCCGTAAAAGGCGACGATACCGCACCAATCTTTAAATATCTGACCGAAAAAGAACTAAACGGAGTGAAAAATACAAGCATTCTTTGGAATTTTACTAAATTTTTGGTTGATGAAAATGGTAAGTTGATAGATTCATTTATCAGTACTACAAAACCCACGGACAAAGCGATTACAAAGCATTTGCAGTAGAAGATACTTATAAACAATAACTCCGCTTAGAATTATTTCTAAGCGGAGTTTATTTTGTATTCTAATGGATATTTATCTCTGAAAATTGACCATCCGCAAATATCACTCATTGCTTTTCTCGGCAAAGCCAAAGATATTTCCCAGCTTGATACTTGAGTAACCGTTGCTTTTTATTTTGCTTGAATTAATCATTGCTTTCGCCAAAACATCTGTAGGCAAAGGTTTCTGACTTTCAAATAGTCCGAGTTTATTGGCAAATTTGATGATTCTGCTTCCTAAAACTTCGCCGGATCTTTCAGAATCTTTTCTTTCAAGCATTCCGGGTTTGAAGATAGTAATTTTATTGAAATGAAGTTTTCTCACCGCATCTTCTAGTTCGCCTTTCATTTTAGAATAGAAAATTTTAGATTGAGGATTAGCTCCATAGGCAGAAACTAAAATATAATCTTCCACATTGTTATCTTTGGCGGCTTTTGCAAACTGAAACTGATAATCGTAATCGACTTTTCTTTGGGCTTCTTTACTTCCTGCATCTTTCAAGGTCGTTCCCAAACATGAAAAAGCAACGTCACCTTTTACTGAATCTTTCCAGTCTTCAGGTTTTTCAAAATCAACGATGTGAGTTTTTAATTTTTCATTTTGAAAGTTTAAAGGTTTTCTTACAAAAACATCTACTTCTTCAAAATCTTTATCCTGTAAAAGTTGCTGTACCAAATCTTTTCCTGTAGCACCTGTAGCACCGATGACCAAAGCTTTCATAATAATTTTGATTTATGGTTGTTTAAAATCCTGAGATTTCTTTCTTAAATTTACTAAATTTAGACCAAAGTTTAAGAATTAATTATTTTACCATCACTCATTACCTATTAAATATTACTTATAAAAATGGATGCCAACG comes from Chryseobacterium sp. 3008163 and encodes:
- a CDS encoding glutathione peroxidase is translated as MGKTIYDYKVEALEEGKEINFADFKGKKILIVNTASECGFTPQYADLEKLSNEYKDKLVVIGFPANNFGGQEPGSNVEIGAFCQKNYGVTFPLAAKVSVKGDDTAPIFKYLTEKELNGVKNTSILWNFTKFLVDENGKLIDSFISTTKPTDKAITKHLQ
- a CDS encoding GIN domain-containing protein produces the protein MVSCGKISPKGNLEKKDIDVEEFVNLDLDGKFRVFYARGPKNFVEIETYPNIADNLDIDVDDKTLSIKESRGTKGVDFYNVTIYSKYNLEKVSLSDSVEMNISSEIKTDNFRLNLKNNATFMGSVNTRRAEVEMLNRSRANFLGETKDAVIKISDTASLIAPYWKIVNLNIDSKNGNYAEVNVKDSLKGNIQNTAKFLYYNDPIRAFKVEKTTRVENKKL
- the kdsB gene encoding 3-deoxy-manno-octulosonate cytidylyltransferase, translated to MKIIAVIPARYEASRFPGKLMQILGEKTVITTTYQNVVETGLFDEVFVATDSELIFNEIQNHGGKAVMTGQHETGSDRIAEAVQNIDCDIVINVQGDEPFLKLEPLKQLIQVFKEDDNQEISLASLKIKLHEKEEIENPNNVKVITDNNGFALYFSRSVIPFHREISYDVDYFKHIGVYAFRKHALLQFSKLEMKPLEISEKIECIRYLEYGMKIKLIETNFVGVGIDTPEDLEKAKKLL
- a CDS encoding histidine kinase translates to MKKLLLVFVLIFSQLSFAQTAKEIIDKNIELSGGLTSWKLLNSVLLQGKVILGIKDEYPIKIYQQRPNLTKTVLTINGKDTAIEGYDGTKGYAMNYAANKLQVYPEYVSESFDNDFIDWENKGFEAKYLGKEKVGDIYCHKVELTKNVNKNLYYFDTKSFMLLKEIKKEETLNYSDYKKVGNLVMPFRIESASTKKDGDYVMLLNKVEINKVFPANIFKF
- a CDS encoding pyridoxal phosphate-dependent aminotransferase; the protein is MKVSKLAANLIGSEIVKIGNEVNDLKAKGAEIANLTIGDLNSNLYPIPAELKEEIQKAYQNNLTNYPPANGLLSLRKEVSNDLKRRWNLDYDANDILITAGSRPLIYAVYKVIVDEGDKVIYPTPSWNNNHYTYLTSAEAIEVKTTPENNFLPTAEELKPHLSGASLLALCSPLNPTGTMFTEEQLSEICQLVLEENKRRGADEKPLYVMYDQIYSNLTFGAKHVDPVSLFPEMREFTIYIDGISKCLAATGVRVGWGFGPSHVIDKMKALLTHVGAWAPKPEQEATAKYFQNADNVNTFINDFKGKLEASLKVLHNGIQDLKAKGLAVESIEPMGALYLTIKLDYIGKTKPDGTVIENSSDLVFYLINDAGVALVPFSAFGEAQSEPWFRASVGGLDINEIEVMMPKLENALNNLK
- a CDS encoding NAD(P)H-binding protein, translated to MKALVIGATGATGKDLVQQLLQDKDFEEVDVFVRKPLNFQNEKLKTHIVDFEKPEDWKDSVKGDVAFSCLGTTLKDAGSKEAQRKVDYDYQFQFAKAAKDNNVEDYILVSAYGANPQSKIFYSKMKGELEDAVRKLHFNKITIFKPGMLERKDSERSGEVLGSRIIKFANKLGLFESQKPLPTDVLAKAMINSSKIKSNGYSSIKLGNIFGFAEKSNE